In Helianthus annuus cultivar XRQ/B chromosome 9, HanXRQr2.0-SUNRISE, whole genome shotgun sequence, the following are encoded in one genomic region:
- the LOC110875000 gene encoding uncharacterized protein LOC110875000: MQTFGERMVIGGAYDFIGIKMGFFPILENDEYYMLVFDLENGEITVIDHKPDRTPLAGIRDHQDYYKKDTPYKVKHMLDNYLEHCKHPLKDKIAPAKIKRCDIHWATSAHPMDSAVFLMHHMQNFNGVGKHFECGFSSNWKQKQKQILTLRKKFATRILLCDVNVVKAKVRDAALSV; encoded by the exons ATGCAAACGTTCGGCGAAAGGATGGTCATAGGCGGCGCATATGATTTCATTGGGATCAAAATGGGTTTCTTTCCAATCCTCGAGAATGATGAATATTACATGCTTGTTTTCGATCTGGAAAACGGTGAAATAACCGTCATAGACCACAAGCCTGATCGCACACCCTTAGCTGGCATTAGGGATCATCAAGACTACTACAAAAAAGATACACCATACAAAGTG AAGCATATGCTGGACAATTATTTGGAGCATTGCAAACATCCGTTAAAGGATAAAATTGCACCAGCCAAGATTAAAAGGTGTGATATCCATTGGGCGACAAGTGCACATCCAATGGATAGTGCAGTGTTCCTTATGCACCACATGCAAAATTTTAACGGCGTTGGTAAACACTTTGAATGTGGTTTTAGTAGCAACTGGAAACAAAAGCAAAAACAGATTCTTACCCTCCGAAAAAAATTCGCTACACGCATACTACTCTGTGATGTGAATGTGGTGAAGGCAAAGGTTCGTGATGCTGCATTATCAGTGTAA
- the LOC110876818 gene encoding uncharacterized protein LOC110876818 isoform X2 gives MSADTALPKQDAIAVKKTKKVKHDRVKTRSGKHAKTTHKWPKLKTRSSPMQLFKCIKSLTRNQQEDVNRMGFGKMLSFNISGIPLKIAHYVVDHFNPQEMAIELPCGSIDVDVQSVHDLLGIPKKGIDMQNVRTNSKLDVAVEAWRKRYRKRFVAPANLARSILTSDEANSFHFRLDFLMLFLTVMVECNKNGRMKEWILKTFTGDTDFSKINWCAYLIQQIKSCKDGWKSSDPESPFSGPLTLLALLYVDRVKCTGFPVDRTIYPIVFWSKYELKKRERFEIKRGGFGGEDLHEVGVVRRDPRKTELHANDEVLSNEIALIEKHLDVMEAKRVTVQKKLEVVFNAHPDNEQVKKLIQRFEKIVHSKKTRVSLWPDSPREKIAGVLMSLNKTVQNPDNDYTEDPVDDVPNAAAVAKINDSNKPNHVDVRNKKRSATSDDLLKKASGNDRGNGNGKRMKNDLSAKASGNDQGNGDGKQMKNDVSAKDRGRADKTPEMIDGERCGDATTKKKCYMWRHRQQRK, from the exons ATGAGTGCAGATACAGCTCTACCAAAACAGGATGCAATTGctgttaaaaaaacaaaaaaagtaaaACATGATCGGGTGAAAACCCGAAGTGGCAAACACGCAAAAACGACGCATAAGTGGCCTAAACTAAAAACACGTTCATCACCTATGCAGTTGTTCAAATGCATCAAGTCTCTAACGAGGAACCAACAAGAAGACGTTAATAGGATGGGTTTTGGAAAAATGTTGTCATTCAACATCAGTGGGATACCTCTAAAAATTGCCCACTATGTTGTGGACCACTTTAACCCACAAGAAATGGCTATTGAATTGCCATGTGGGTCAATAGATGTTGATGTTCAGTCTGTCCATGACCTTCTAGGGATTCCTAAGAAGGGCATAGACATGCAAAATGTACGAACAAATTCAAAGCTTGATGTTGCTGTTGAAGCATGGAGAAAACGATATCGTAAACGATTTGTGGCACCAGCGAACCTGGCACGATCTATACTCACAAGTGATGAAGCCAACAGTTTTCATTTCCGACTGGACTTCCTGATGTTATTCTTAACCGTCATGGTTGAGTGTAACAAAAATGGGCGAATGAAAGAGtggattttgaaaacttttacAGGAGACACGGATTTTAGTAAAATCAATTGGTGTGCCTATCTGATCCAACAAATCAAATCATGTAAAGATGGCTGGAAGAGTTCTGATCCTGAATCTCCATTTTCTGGACCACTCACACTTTTGGCT TTGCTATATGTCGACAGAGTTAAATGCACAGGATTTCCAGTTGACCGGACAATATACCCAATCGTATTCTGGAGCAAATACGAACTGAAAAAAAGAGAACGGTTTGAGATAAAAAGAGGTGGCTTTGGTGGAGAGGATTTGCATGAAGTTGGTGTGGTTAGACGGGATCCAAGGAAAACAGAGTTACATGCTAATGATGAAGTTCTGAGT AATGAGATTGCATTGATAGAAAAACATTTGGACGTGATGGAGGCGAAAAGAGTTACGGTGCAAAAAAAATTGGAAGTAGTGTTCAATGCTCATCCAGACAACGAGCAAGTTAAAAAATTGATACAACGCTTTGAGAAAATTGTACACTCAAAAAAAACAAGGGTATCGCTGTGGCCTGATTCCCCAAGGGAAAAAATTGCTGGGGTGCTCATGTCTCTTAACAAGACAGTCCAAAACCCAGATAATGATTACACGGAAG ACCCTGTAGATGATGTGCCAAACGCGGCTGCAGTGGCAAAGATCAATG ATTCGAATAAACCGAATCATGTGGATGTGCGAAATAAAAAACGCAGTGCAACGAGTGATGATTTACTGAAAAAAG caTCTGGCAATGATCGGGGGAATGGCAATGGTAAGCGAATGAAGAATGATTTGTCGGCAAAAG CATCTGGCAATGATCAGGGGAATGGCGATGGTAAGCAAATGAAGAATGATGTGTCGGCAAAAG ATCGGGGTAGGGCTGACAAAACACCAGAGATGATAGATGGAGAAAGATGCGGAGAtgccactacaaaaaaaaaatgctACATGTGGAGACATAGGCAACAAAGAAAATGA
- the LOC110876818 gene encoding uncharacterized protein LOC110876818 isoform X1, whose translation MSADTALPKQDAIAVKKTKKVKHDRVKTRSGKHAKTTHKWPKLKTRSSPMQLFKCIKSLTRNQQEDVNRMGFGKMLSFNISGIPLKIAHYVVDHFNPQEMAIELPCGSIDVDVQSVHDLLGIPKKGIDMQNVRTNSKLDVAVEAWRKRYRKRFVAPANLARSILTSDEANSFHFRLDFLMLFLTVMVECNKNGRMKEWILKTFTGDTDFSKINWCAYLIQQIKSCKDGWKSSDPESPFSGPLTLLALLYVDRVKCTGFPVDRTIYPIVFWSKYELKKRERFEIKRGGFGGEDLHEVGVVRRDPRKTELHANDEVLSNEIALIEKHLDVMEAKRVTVQKKLEVVFNAHPDNEQVKKLIQRFEKIVHSKKTRVSLWPDSPREKIAGVLMSLNKTVQNPDNDYTEDPVDDVPNAAAVAKINDSNKPNHVDVRNKKRSATSDDLLKKASGNDRGNGNGKRMKNDLSAKASGNDRGDGDGKRMKNDVSAKASGNDQGNGDGKQMKNDVSAKDRGRADKTPEMIDGERCGDATTKKKCYMWRHRQQRK comes from the exons ATGAGTGCAGATACAGCTCTACCAAAACAGGATGCAATTGctgttaaaaaaacaaaaaaagtaaaACATGATCGGGTGAAAACCCGAAGTGGCAAACACGCAAAAACGACGCATAAGTGGCCTAAACTAAAAACACGTTCATCACCTATGCAGTTGTTCAAATGCATCAAGTCTCTAACGAGGAACCAACAAGAAGACGTTAATAGGATGGGTTTTGGAAAAATGTTGTCATTCAACATCAGTGGGATACCTCTAAAAATTGCCCACTATGTTGTGGACCACTTTAACCCACAAGAAATGGCTATTGAATTGCCATGTGGGTCAATAGATGTTGATGTTCAGTCTGTCCATGACCTTCTAGGGATTCCTAAGAAGGGCATAGACATGCAAAATGTACGAACAAATTCAAAGCTTGATGTTGCTGTTGAAGCATGGAGAAAACGATATCGTAAACGATTTGTGGCACCAGCGAACCTGGCACGATCTATACTCACAAGTGATGAAGCCAACAGTTTTCATTTCCGACTGGACTTCCTGATGTTATTCTTAACCGTCATGGTTGAGTGTAACAAAAATGGGCGAATGAAAGAGtggattttgaaaacttttacAGGAGACACGGATTTTAGTAAAATCAATTGGTGTGCCTATCTGATCCAACAAATCAAATCATGTAAAGATGGCTGGAAGAGTTCTGATCCTGAATCTCCATTTTCTGGACCACTCACACTTTTGGCT TTGCTATATGTCGACAGAGTTAAATGCACAGGATTTCCAGTTGACCGGACAATATACCCAATCGTATTCTGGAGCAAATACGAACTGAAAAAAAGAGAACGGTTTGAGATAAAAAGAGGTGGCTTTGGTGGAGAGGATTTGCATGAAGTTGGTGTGGTTAGACGGGATCCAAGGAAAACAGAGTTACATGCTAATGATGAAGTTCTGAGT AATGAGATTGCATTGATAGAAAAACATTTGGACGTGATGGAGGCGAAAAGAGTTACGGTGCAAAAAAAATTGGAAGTAGTGTTCAATGCTCATCCAGACAACGAGCAAGTTAAAAAATTGATACAACGCTTTGAGAAAATTGTACACTCAAAAAAAACAAGGGTATCGCTGTGGCCTGATTCCCCAAGGGAAAAAATTGCTGGGGTGCTCATGTCTCTTAACAAGACAGTCCAAAACCCAGATAATGATTACACGGAAG ACCCTGTAGATGATGTGCCAAACGCGGCTGCAGTGGCAAAGATCAATG ATTCGAATAAACCGAATCATGTGGATGTGCGAAATAAAAAACGCAGTGCAACGAGTGATGATTTACTGAAAAAAG caTCTGGCAATGATCGGGGGAATGGCAATGGTAAGCGAATGAAGAATGATTTGTCGGCAAAAG CATCTGGCAATGATCGGGGGGATGGCGATGGTAAGCGAATGAAGAATGATGTGTCGGCAAAAG CATCTGGCAATGATCAGGGGAATGGCGATGGTAAGCAAATGAAGAATGATGTGTCGGCAAAAG ATCGGGGTAGGGCTGACAAAACACCAGAGATGATAGATGGAGAAAGATGCGGAGAtgccactacaaaaaaaaaatgctACATGTGGAGACATAGGCAACAAAGAAAATGA